In Plasmodium coatneyi strain Hackeri chromosome 5, complete sequence, a genomic segment contains:
- a CDS encoding SICA antigen, which translates to MTDIVGRLLNKWLGERRKHKSVNVDQRISDNIQRIVKELMKKLNDGTDEISKRYCESDIEGIITIIPYHKPLCKALMRTFLYMNGLKVGKRRKIEVEDDTEEQSFLKCIVGTTVMLKMLKKYCWFEDYMQYALRITKGRVEAQGRESNYGICGGMDFDQLKIGSTLIGENVAKLIKGKDSEIADYGNLQNMIGPWCEQEGWKVKEIPGKGKGGHKKKEWMEKGKMEELEKIVEDKGKKEEGKLDKVLEEMEKKRKSLREKDPCYQNTTGALDDEEELTITEWFTRFFNNPSEDDDKEDNLYEWKVFEANSAVCDQDSDDGKYDASTYKDFCKIMLKNVMMVENGNNQYKLPENSSLKCQKKHIPICDLLKIWMMDMGAFCVPTDVMKYVFKALEGIRTGWKTEKDYVECEYGKISDLYRGNEDMLPKVQELLRSSTVSEKLGELNKKTWCDASKVQDRTPNSRAGIEPRADESAQGVPDPNNGTLQELTNLVKEVQEKVNEEETELSEIVGEAIKEVLSPQGKASSAALGKKNLLADRRTRNWVNRTRGKESDKGGKRTKGGRKPDKGELDKGENARFKDCSVENDLCKRVDCVGHNWFKDRIGKSGSKQNWCQFWDPDVQKELEKLSKAMTNTETGEGGVCKGIVEENAGTSNKEANRKACEYIVKGLEHIYKIRPNGDWTEDDGDKQKKMERNKIFGQTMSCVLLNIYADQLIQKSSAQGCSVDEKIIGEAFSKGNSHKDSSCKGGNNNCFVCTRQKNIDCTLNVTKYLWEEKNNCQTDYNKVKTKVEGLLSKDDRVKRTLKSICRDCTKETALCGRLNCIAHNWFEDRIDNKGAKRNWCTFWNTDAKSRLNEISEKMMTVSEDINSLCQNTVGKNVTLNAAGKKACQYIFAGLKGIYSPEENTEVPNKKKARNNRLTDQTMYCLFLNAYADLLIEKTKGQVCLITEEEIQKMFEKGNENKDTWCKDKINGNDCVKCTRDPNYKNCTLNVNDDLWKSNGGCDTNKENVKIKEEEVFDKGKNDPQKPEIKKALDALTAINKNNTFCDRVKCIYYRWGENRKIGDYVNWNQFWEPDVRKRLEELSEKITKGDSTIDPLCNNADGGSTTLSGEQKKACTYIVRGLEHIYKIERGTDGTEQKKDDNLIFHRTFSCILLNAYADKLLEAGNPHCITEDTIQKAFVAGNTQKDTWCKEKDKNNECEVCKREEYKDCKIGDKKETIGHKVEELFRNDKKKKEIDDLKKTLETICPTVSVKPATSEITPQPAQKVTDQSGGASSSNEGAARSLEPLSPSQPPPAAPSGDPGRSALQPLPGKTPQIKADKVTDWMIESKGKGSVQVTDATVSDPNHGMDNTPDPYGNGPFILGTNDDPASGVSKDSPTLTDPTDSQTPSTGENPHSSGSGSTGTWNPGSSGSGSTRTWNPGSSGHGSTGNQNTGSPRSTPPQAAGGIKPQKVVNVTKDGIDLSDFIPYLPTIPVLIGIFAMNYFLWKYFTMGKRRRRHKRAHRVRGPPSLEEQPLDHVDDEADGSHEYTLVKERQPRRWPRRSPGKKPVSRRTIIDIHLEVLDECQREDLHSTKEDFFEILVQAFMGSNFIKEEKVPKEYVLKEQVPSSVSEFREEDFVPKEDVPMEEVRSSEFRV; encoded by the exons ATGACAGATATAGTAGGAAGATTATTAAATAAATGGTTAggggaaaggaggaagcacaAGAGCGTCAATGTGGAT CAAAGAATATCGGATAACATACAGAGAATAGTAAAGGAGTTAATGAAGAAGTTGAATGATGGTACGGATGAAATATCAAAAAGATACTGTGAGAGTGATATTGAAGgaataattacaattattcCATATCACAAACCACTATGCAAGGCTCTAATGAGGACATTTCTCTATATGAACGGACTGAAAgtagggaaaagaagaaaaatagaagTTGAAGATGACACGGAGGAACAGTCTTTCCTGAAGTGTATAGTTGGAACAACAGTTATGCtaaaaatgttaaagaaGTATTGCTGGTTCGAGGATTACATGCAATATGCATTAAGAATAACAAAGGGGCGAGTAGAAGCTCagggaagggaaagtaaTTATGGTATATGTGGAGGGATGGACTTTGATCAATTAAAAATAGGGAGTACATTAATTGGGGAAAACGTGGCAAAGTTGATTAAGGGTAAGGATTCTGAAATTGCTGATTATGGGAATTTGCAGAATATGATAGGACCTTGGTGCGAACAGGAAGgttggaaggtaaaagaaataccaggaaaagggaagggaggacataagaagaaagagtggatggaaaaaggaaaaatggaagaactgGAAAAAATAGTAGAGgataaagggaagaaagaagaagggaaattaGATAAAGTattggaagaaatggaaaagaagaggaaaagtcTAAGAGAGAAGGACCCATGTTATCAGAACACAACGGGAGCACTCgatgacgaagaagaac TTACTATTACTGAATGGTTCACAagattttttaataatcccTCGGAAGATGATGATAAGGAAGATAATTTGTATGAGTGGAAGGTGTTTGAAGCAAATAGTGCTGTATGCGATCAGGATAGTGATGATGGTAAATATGACGCAAGTACATATAAGgacttttgcaaaattatgttaaaaaatgtaatgatGGTAGAAAACGGGAATAACCAGTATAAACTACCAGAGAATAGTAGTCTTAAATGTCAGAAGAAGCATATTCCTATATGTGATCTTCTAAAAATATGGATGATGGACATGGGTGCATTCTGTGTTCCGACAGATGTAATGAAGTATGTGTTCAAAGCACTCGAAGGAATAAGAACAGGGTGGAAGACGGAGAAGGATTATGTGGAATGTGAGTATGGTAAAATTTCAGATCTTTACAGAGGAAATGAGGATATGTTGCCCAAAGTACAGGAGTTATTACGCAGTAGTACTGTAAGTGAGAAATTAGGTGAACTAAATAAGAAGACTTGGTGTGATGCAAGTAAAGTGCAAGATAGAACACCTAACTCGAGAGCAGGCATAGAGCCACGTGCTGATGAGTCCGCACAGGGAGTACCAGACCCTAATAATGGAACACTGCAGGAATTAACAAATCTTGTTAAGGAGGTCcaagaaaaagtaaatgaggaggaaactGAACTATCGGAAATTGTGGGCGAAGCCATTAAGGAAGTCCTATCACCACAAGGCAA GGCCTCTAGCGCCGctttagggaagaaaaatctaCTCGCGGACAGGCGAACCCGAAACTGGGTGAACcgaacaagggggaaagaatcCGACAAGGGGGGCAAGCggacaaaagggggaaggaaaccggacaagggggaactggacaagggggagaacGCTCGAT TTAAAGACTGCAGCGTTGAGAATGACTTATGTAAACGTGTAGACTGCGTAGGACATAATTGGTTTAAGGACAGAATAGGTAAAAGCGGGAGCAAGCAAAACTGG TGTCAATTTTGGGACCCTGACGTCCAGAAGGAATTGGAGAAACTTTCTAAGGCTATGACCAATACAGAGACAGGAGAGGGCGGTGTATGCAAAGGCATTGTGGAAGAGAATGCGGGTACATCAAATAAAGAAGCAAATAGGAAGGCCTGTGAGTACATTGTTAAGGGTttggaacacatatataagattAGACCAAATGGAGATTGGACGGAGGATGATGGTGACAAACAAAAGAAGATGGAACGTAACAAAATATTTGGTCAAACTATGTCGTGTGTCTTACTGAATATATACGCAGATCAACTGATTCAAAAATCGTCAGCTCAGGGATGCTCTGTTGATGAGAAAATAATAGGAGAAGCCTTTAGTAAAGGGAATTCGCACAAAGATAGTTCGTGTAAAGGaggtaataataattgttTTGTATGTACCAGGCAGAAGAATATAGATTGCACATTAAACGTGACGAAATACctatgggaagaaaaaaataattgccaAACGGACTataataaagtaaaaacCAAAGTGGAAGGGCTACTTAGTAAGGATGACAGAGTAAAACGAACTCTGAAAAGCATAT GCAGGGATTGCACCAAGGAGACTGCTTTATGTGGACGTTTGAATTGCATAGCACATAATTGGTTCGAGGACAGAATAGATAACAAAGGGGCGAAGCGGAACTGG tgtacattttggaaTACTGATGCCAAAAGTAGACTGAACGAAATATCTGAAAAAATGATGACAGTGAGCGAAGACATTAATTCACTGTGCCAGAATACTGTTGGAAAGAACGTTACACTGAATGCAGCAGGGAAGAAAGCATGTCAATACATTTTTGCAGGTTTAAAGGGCATTTATAGCCCTGAAGAGAATACGGAAGTTCCAAACAAGAAGAAAGCAAGGAATAATAGACTAACAGATCAAACCATGTATTGCCTATTCCTGAATGCATATGCAGATCTTCTCATAGAGAAAACGAAGGGACAAGTCTGTCTTAttacagaagaagaaatacaaaaaatgtttgaaaaagggaatgaaaaCAAGGATACTTGGTGTAAGGATAAGATTAATGGTAATGATTGTGTTAAATGCACAAGGGACCCAAACtataaaaattgcacactAAACGTGAATGATGACCTATGGAAGAGTAATGGTGGATGCGACACTAACAAAGAGAATGTAAAGAttaaagaggaggaggtgttcgacaaggggaagaatgaCCCGCAGAAGccagaaataaagaaagctTTGGATGCTCTAACTGCTATAAATAAGAACAATACCTTCTGTGATCGTGTGAAATGTATATACTATAGGTGGGGAGAAAACAGGAAAATAGGGGACTATGTAAACTGG AACCAATTCTGGGAGCCCGACGTCAGGAAGAGATTGGAAGAACTGTCTGAAAAAATAACGAAGGGGGATTCAACCATCGATCCTCTTTGCAATAACGCTGATGGAGGAAGTACTACACTGAGTGGAGAACAGAAGAAGGCATGTACTTACATTGTTCGGGGTttagaacatatatataaaatagaaaGGGGGACTGACGGGACGGAACAGAAGAAAGATGATAACCTCATATTCCATCGAACTTTCTCTTGTATCCTACTCAATGCATACGCAGATAAATTGCTGGAAGCGGGTAACCCCCATTGTATCACAGAAGATACTATACAAAAGGCCTTTGTTGCTGGAAATACACAGAAAGACACTTGGTGTAAGGAGAAGGATAAGAATAATGAATGTGAAGTttgtaaaagggaagaatataaaGATTGTAAAATTGGcgataaaaaagaaacaatagGGCATAAAGTGGAGGAACTGTTCaggaatgacaaaaaaaaaaaggaaatagacGATCTGAAGAAAACTCTCGAAACTATATGCCCCACAGTGTCAGTCAAACCAGCCACATCGGAAATAACACCTCAACCAGCCCAAAAAGTTACTGACCAAAGTGGAGGAGCATCCTCCTCCAATGAGGGTGCAGCCCGATCACTGGAACCACTGTCACCATCGCAGCCACCTCCTGCTGCACCATCAGGGGATCCAGGAAGATCTGCACTACAACCATTACCAGGTAAGACTCCACAAATAAAGGCTGATAAGGTTACTGATTGGATGATTGAATCTAAGGGTAAAGGTAGTGTTCAGGTCACTGATGCAACCGTTTCAGACCCAAATCATGGTATGGACAATACGCCTGACCCCTATGGAAATGGCCCTTTCATTTTAGGAACCAATGATGATCCTGCTTCAGGAGTATCCAAGGATAGTCCTACCCTTACGGATCCTACAGACTCCCAAACTCCAAGTACTG GCGAGAATCCTCATTCCTCTGGTTCCGGTTCCACaggaacctggaatccaggttcttccggctCCGGTTCTACGAGAAcgtggaacccaggttcttctggtcaTGGTAGTACTGGTAATCAaaacactggtagtccaagatCAACACCACCACAAGCAGCAGGCGGAATTAAACCTCAGAAAGTAGTGAATGTAACGAAGGACGGAATTGACCTTTCCGATTTTAttccataccttcctaccattcctgttcTAATTGGTATTTTTGCTATGAATTAtttcctttggaag tattttacCATGGGTAAGCGAAGACGACGTCACAAAAGAGCTCATCGAGTACGTggtcctccttccttagaagaacaacctcttgatcatgtggacgacgaGGCAGATGGTTCACATGAATACACTTTAGTTAAGGAACGACAACCTAGACGTTGGCCAAGAAGATCACCCGGAAAAAAACCAGTTAGCCGCCGCactattattgatattcatttagaagtcttagatgAATGTCAAAGGGAAGAtttgcattcgacgaaggaagacttttttgaaattttggttcaggcgtttatgggaagcaattttataaaggaagaaaaggtccCTAAGGAAtatgttcttaaggaacaggttccaagttcagttTCCgagtttagggaggaagattttgttcctaaggaagatgttcctatggaagaagTTCGAAGTTCAGagttccgggtttag